Proteins encoded by one window of Hafnia alvei:
- the napC gene encoding cytochrome c-type protein NapC, whose protein sequence is MLDNKEVDNKPTEQKKPGMIRRVWQWWRRPSRLALGTLLLLGFVAGIIFWGGFNTGMEMANTEKFCISCHEMRDNVYQEYMDTVHYTNRSGVRATCPDCHVPHEWVPKIVRKIKASKELYAKAFGLIDTPQKFEAHRLVMAENEWARMKANDSQECRNCHNFEYMDFTAQKTVAGKMHDQAIQDGKTCIDCHKGIAHKLPDMKGIKNGF, encoded by the coding sequence ATGCTGGATAATAAAGAAGTAGACAACAAGCCAACCGAGCAGAAAAAACCGGGCATGATTCGCCGCGTGTGGCAATGGTGGCGCCGTCCAAGCCGTTTGGCTTTAGGCACACTGTTGCTGCTGGGTTTTGTCGCCGGGATTATTTTCTGGGGCGGTTTCAATACCGGTATGGAAATGGCGAATACGGAAAAGTTCTGTATCAGCTGCCATGAAATGCGCGACAACGTGTATCAGGAATATATGGATACCGTTCACTACACCAATCGCAGCGGTGTGCGTGCAACCTGCCCAGATTGTCATGTTCCACATGAGTGGGTGCCTAAAATTGTACGTAAAATCAAAGCCAGTAAAGAGCTGTACGCTAAAGCTTTTGGCTTGATTGATACGCCGCAAAAGTTTGAAGCACACCGGTTAGTGATGGCTGAAAATGAATGGGCACGTATGAAAGCCAATGATTCTCAGGAGTGTCGTAACTGCCACAACTTTGAATACATGGATTTCACGGCACAGAAAACCGTAGCAGGAAAAATGCACGACCAAGCCATTCAGGACGGAAAAACCTGTATCGACTGCCATAAAGGGATAGCGCATAAGCTGCCTGATATGAAAGGGATTAAGAATGGGTTTTAA
- the napB gene encoding nitrate reductase cytochrome c-type subunit — translation MLQAVVLSLSVAGAVYAASDVDLSQSPEVSGTAEGQIKMPKQQERMALNYVNQPPMIPHSVDGYQISKNTNRCLQCHGVEHYRTTGAPRISPTHFMDANGKVLGEVAPRRYFCLQCHVPQSDAPPIVGNSFQAAPGFGQ, via the coding sequence ATGTTACAGGCCGTCGTGCTGTCATTGTCTGTGGCTGGCGCTGTATATGCGGCCAGCGACGTCGATTTGAGCCAATCACCGGAAGTTTCGGGAACGGCAGAAGGGCAGATTAAAATGCCTAAGCAGCAAGAGCGTATGGCGCTGAACTATGTCAATCAGCCGCCGATGATCCCGCATAGCGTAGATGGCTATCAGATTAGCAAAAATACCAACCGCTGCCTGCAATGCCACGGCGTTGAACATTACCGTACCACCGGTGCGCCGCGCATTAGCCCAACTCACTTTATGGATGCTAACGGCAAAGTGTTGGGAGAAGTTGCGCCACGCCGTTACTTCTGCCTGCAATGCCACGTACCGCAAAGTGATGCACCACCGATTGTAGGTAATAGCTTCCAGGCCGCACCGGGCTTTGGGCAGTAA
- the modF gene encoding molybdate ABC transporter ATP-binding protein ModF: MTSLSFSQARFRLGDTRTLFLPELTLHSGESWAFVGANGSGKSALARALTQDLPQLNGETTSAFAHPIRLSFEQLQKLLSDEWQRNNTDMLSEGEDDTGRTTAEIIQSEVKDSKRCQQLAAQFGIEPLLERRFKYLSTGETRKALLCQTLMSQPDLLVLDEPFDGLDVNSRAQLAQMLQTLNAQGVTTVLVLNRFDDIPDFIEHVGVLAECELTHVGNRLDVLSQALVAQLAHSESLADMRLPETEDPRQQDRLPHDQPRIILKNGCVHYNDRPILNHLDWQVDPQQHWQIVGPNGAGKSTLLSLITGDHPQGYSNDLTLFGRRRGSGETIWDIKKHIGYVSSNLHLEYRVSISLRNVILSGFLDSIGIYQATSDRQEKLTDQWLEMLGMQALSHHPFHDLSWGQQRLALIARALVKHPALLILDEPLQGLDPINRQLVKRWIDILMTDGNSQLLFVSHHAEDAPDCITHRLAFIAEGDSYRYQIDRL; encoded by the coding sequence ATGACCTCATTAAGCTTTAGCCAAGCACGCTTTCGCCTTGGCGATACTCGGACGCTTTTTTTACCGGAACTCACCCTTCATTCTGGCGAAAGCTGGGCGTTTGTGGGTGCAAATGGCAGTGGAAAATCAGCGCTGGCGCGGGCGCTCACGCAGGACTTACCACAGCTTAACGGCGAAACAACATCGGCATTCGCTCACCCTATCCGCCTTTCTTTTGAGCAATTGCAAAAACTGCTCAGCGACGAATGGCAGCGCAATAACACCGACATGCTTAGCGAAGGCGAAGATGATACCGGCCGTACTACCGCCGAAATTATTCAGTCTGAAGTGAAAGATTCAAAACGCTGCCAACAATTAGCCGCTCAGTTTGGTATCGAACCGTTGCTCGAACGCCGTTTTAAATATCTTTCGACCGGTGAAACGCGTAAAGCTTTACTGTGCCAAACGCTGATGAGCCAGCCTGATTTGCTGGTGTTGGACGAACCCTTTGATGGATTAGACGTTAACTCACGTGCGCAACTCGCACAGATGCTGCAAACGCTAAACGCTCAGGGCGTGACAACGGTGTTAGTGCTCAACCGGTTTGATGATATCCCTGATTTTATTGAGCATGTTGGCGTGTTGGCAGAATGCGAACTCACCCACGTAGGGAATCGCTTAGATGTCTTATCACAGGCGTTAGTCGCGCAGTTAGCTCACAGTGAAAGCCTTGCGGATATGCGATTGCCTGAAACTGAAGATCCTCGCCAACAGGATCGGTTACCCCACGATCAGCCACGTATCATCCTGAAAAATGGCTGTGTTCACTATAACGATCGCCCCATCCTCAACCATCTTGATTGGCAGGTCGATCCACAACAGCATTGGCAGATCGTCGGTCCCAACGGGGCAGGTAAATCTACGCTGCTCAGCTTAATCACCGGCGATCACCCGCAGGGATATAGCAACGATCTCACATTGTTTGGCCGTCGTCGCGGCAGCGGTGAAACCATTTGGGATATCAAAAAACACATCGGCTATGTAAGCAGCAACCTGCATCTGGAATATCGCGTTAGCATCAGCCTGCGTAACGTCATTTTGTCCGGTTTTTTAGATTCAATTGGCATTTATCAGGCGACGTCCGACAGGCAGGAAAAACTGACCGACCAATGGCTGGAAATGCTGGGCATGCAGGCACTGAGTCATCACCCTTTCCACGATCTTTCATGGGGGCAACAGCGTTTGGCGCTGATCGCTCGTGCGTTAGTAAAACATCCCGCATTGTTAATTTTAGATGAACCATTACAAGGGCTTGACCCTATTAACCGCCAACTGGTTAAGCGCTGGATTGACATTCTGATGACCGATGGCAATAGCCAGTTGCTGTTTGTTTCTCATCACGCAGAAGATGCCCCCGATTGCATCACTCATCGCCTGGCGTTTATCGCCGAGGGCGATTCCTATCGCTACCAAATCGATCGGTTATAA
- the modA gene encoding molybdate ABC transporter substrate-binding protein, giving the protein MKAWNKLVVGTVLAVGVSQVAIAQEKVTVFAAASLTNALQDIAAQYEKGKDVKVVSSFASSSTLARQIDQGAPADLFISADQQWMDFAIDKKAMVADTRITLLGNDLVLVAAKDSKIDKVNIDKKTDWKALLNGGRLAVGDPDHVPAGIYAKEALQKLGAWDELSPLMARANDVRAALALVERDEAPLGIVYGSDAVASKKVKVVGIFPADSHKPVEYPMAIVKDKQTPAVKAFYDYLRTPEAAAIFTRYGFTPR; this is encoded by the coding sequence ATGAAAGCATGGAATAAGTTGGTTGTAGGTACGGTTTTAGCCGTTGGCGTAAGTCAGGTTGCTATCGCACAAGAAAAAGTTACCGTATTTGCGGCGGCTTCCTTAACTAACGCACTGCAAGATATTGCTGCACAGTATGAAAAAGGAAAAGACGTAAAAGTTGTTTCTTCCTTTGCCTCCTCTTCCACACTTGCGCGCCAAATTGATCAAGGCGCTCCAGCAGATCTCTTCATCTCCGCAGATCAGCAGTGGATGGATTTTGCGATTGATAAAAAAGCGATGGTTGCTGATACCCGTATCACGTTGTTGGGCAACGATTTGGTGTTGGTGGCGGCGAAAGACAGCAAAATCGATAAAGTGAATATCGATAAAAAAACCGATTGGAAAGCATTGTTGAACGGTGGCCGTTTGGCGGTGGGCGATCCTGATCACGTCCCTGCTGGCATTTATGCGAAAGAAGCATTACAGAAATTGGGTGCGTGGGATGAGCTGTCTCCACTCATGGCGCGTGCTAACGATGTACGCGCAGCGCTGGCCTTGGTGGAACGCGATGAAGCACCTTTAGGTATTGTTTACGGCTCTGATGCTGTCGCGAGCAAAAAAGTGAAAGTTGTTGGTATCTTCCCAGCGGATTCACATAAGCCTGTTGAATATCCAATGGCCATTGTGAAAGATAAACAAACGCCAGCGGTAAAAGCATTTTATGACTATCTGCGCACGCCGGAAGCCGCGGCTATCTTCACCCGTTATGGATTTACCCCGCGCTAA
- a CDS encoding CPBP family intramembrane glutamic endopeptidase — MWGALAASLAVLSFQRQLSAFLLLSATALAFSQGILNFNALAFMAVVVLAGLARYRWEHQQKGGFNSEILLVLAAIVLFLHMVPGFNNPKILDKVIAGPHSAPFSMYYNFDKALVPFILLLALPTLFRAPLAAPRPAWNWVVLGISVPVLLLIAVALGGLRIELHQPAWLWQFALANLFFVSLAEEALFRGYLQQRLSGWLGHLPALMITAVIFGLAHFAGGWLMVIFAGLAGVIYGLAWMWSGRLWVATLFHFALNIIHLLFFTYPMYHA; from the coding sequence ATGTGGGGTGCTCTAGCCGCTTCCTTAGCCGTGCTTTCGTTTCAACGACAGCTATCCGCTTTTTTACTTCTCTCTGCTACCGCGCTGGCGTTCAGCCAAGGCATTCTTAATTTTAATGCTTTAGCCTTTATGGCCGTTGTCGTGCTTGCTGGGCTAGCCCGCTATCGCTGGGAACATCAGCAAAAAGGCGGATTCAACAGCGAAATCTTACTCGTGTTAGCCGCCATCGTGCTGTTTCTGCACATGGTACCCGGCTTCAATAACCCTAAAATCCTCGACAAAGTGATTGCCGGTCCACACAGCGCACCGTTCTCGATGTACTACAACTTCGACAAAGCGCTGGTTCCTTTCATTCTCTTACTGGCCCTGCCCACCTTATTCCGTGCACCTCTTGCAGCGCCACGGCCGGCGTGGAATTGGGTTGTGCTTGGCATTAGCGTGCCCGTTTTATTACTTATCGCCGTGGCTCTAGGCGGCTTGCGCATCGAACTTCATCAGCCCGCGTGGCTATGGCAATTTGCACTGGCTAATCTGTTCTTTGTTTCTTTGGCAGAAGAAGCGCTCTTTCGTGGCTATCTGCAGCAACGCCTCAGCGGCTGGTTAGGCCACCTTCCCGCGCTGATGATTACCGCGGTTATTTTCGGTCTAGCGCATTTCGCAGGCGGTTGGCTGATGGTAATTTTTGCCGGATTAGCTGGCGTGATTTATGGTCTGGCGTGGATGTGGAGCGGTCGGCTATGGGTGGCAACGCTGTTCCACTTTGCGCTGAACATCATCCACCTCTTGTTCTTTACCTATCCGATGTATCACGCGTAA
- the galT gene encoding galactose-1-phosphate uridylyltransferase has product MTTFNPVDHPHRRYNPLTDQWVLVSPHRAKRPWQGAQETPSNQTLPQHDPDCFLCAGNTRVTGDKNPDYTGTYVFTNDFAALMPDTPDAPQNDDPLMRCESARGTSRVICFSPDHSKTLPELSLPALEEIVKTWQTQSADLGKTYPWVQVFENKGAAMGCSNPHPHGQIWANSFLPNEAAREDRLQQTYFEQHKTPMLLDYAKREMADGSRTVVETEHWIAVVPYWAAWPFETLLLPKTHTLRITDLNAEQRADLALALKKLTSRYDNLFQCSFPYSMGWHGAPFHEVDCVHWQLHAHFYPPLLRSATVRKFMVGYEMLAETQRDLTPEQAAERLRAVSDVHYREANAK; this is encoded by the coding sequence ATGACCACATTTAATCCGGTCGATCACCCTCATCGCCGTTATAACCCATTGACAGATCAGTGGGTGTTGGTCTCTCCGCACCGTGCCAAACGCCCGTGGCAGGGTGCACAGGAAACACCGTCGAATCAAACGCTGCCACAGCATGATCCAGACTGTTTTCTGTGTGCGGGCAATACGCGTGTTACCGGCGATAAAAATCCCGATTACACCGGCACCTATGTTTTTACTAACGACTTTGCGGCGCTGATGCCGGATACCCCTGATGCACCGCAAAATGACGATCCTTTGATGCGCTGTGAGAGCGCACGTGGCACCAGCCGCGTTATCTGTTTCTCACCCGATCACAGCAAAACGTTGCCTGAACTTTCCCTGCCCGCTCTTGAAGAGATCGTTAAGACCTGGCAAACCCAGAGCGCCGATCTTGGGAAAACCTATCCGTGGGTGCAGGTATTTGAAAATAAAGGCGCCGCGATGGGATGCTCTAACCCGCATCCGCACGGACAAATTTGGGCTAATAGCTTCCTCCCTAATGAAGCTGCGCGCGAAGATCGCCTACAGCAAACCTATTTCGAACAGCATAAAACGCCAATGCTGCTGGACTATGCCAAGCGCGAAATGGCCGACGGCAGCCGTACCGTGGTGGAAACCGAACATTGGATTGCCGTGGTTCCGTACTGGGCCGCGTGGCCTTTTGAAACGCTGTTGCTGCCGAAAACACACACCTTGCGCATTACCGATCTCAATGCCGAGCAGCGTGCGGATTTAGCCCTTGCACTGAAAAAACTCACCAGCCGCTACGATAACCTGTTCCAGTGCTCTTTCCCGTACTCCATGGGCTGGCACGGTGCGCCGTTCCATGAGGTTGACTGTGTACACTGGCAGTTGCACGCACATTTCTATCCCCCACTGTTGCGCTCTGCAACCGTGCGTAAATTTATGGTCGGCTACGAAATGCTGGCCGAAACTCAGCGCGATTTAACGCCTGAGCAAGCCGCTGAACGTCTACGCGCAGTAAGTGACGTCCATTACCGTGAAGCCAACGCCAAATAA
- the modE gene encoding molybdenum-dependent transcriptional regulator, with amino-acid sequence MQAEILLTLKLQQRLFADPRRIELLKQVRHTGSISQGAKLAGISYKSAWDAVNEMNQLSEESLVDRATGGKGGGGAKITRYGERLIALYDLLGQIQQKAFDVLNQDDLPLDSLLAAIARFSLQTSARNQFFGTVTERDHQQVQQHISVLLADGKTLLRAAITEQSAERLALAPGKEVLVLIKAPWVKLTTDTALAHAADNNLTGTVSHIQSGAENSEVLVELNGGVTLCSTVDNQTMAHLKLSLGETVTAQFNADQVILATLA; translated from the coding sequence ATGCAAGCCGAAATTTTACTGACGCTAAAACTCCAGCAACGCCTGTTTGCCGATCCGCGTCGGATTGAATTACTCAAACAGGTACGCCACACCGGTTCTATCAGCCAAGGCGCTAAGCTAGCAGGAATTAGCTATAAAAGCGCTTGGGATGCCGTGAATGAGATGAACCAGCTTTCCGAGGAGTCGTTGGTCGATCGCGCTACCGGCGGTAAAGGCGGCGGCGGCGCCAAAATCACCCGCTACGGTGAGCGCCTGATTGCCCTTTACGATCTTCTTGGGCAGATCCAGCAAAAAGCGTTCGACGTGCTAAACCAAGACGATCTTCCTTTAGATAGCCTGCTGGCGGCGATCGCGCGTTTCTCCTTACAAACCAGCGCCCGTAATCAGTTTTTTGGCACCGTTACCGAACGCGACCACCAGCAGGTACAGCAGCACATCAGCGTACTGCTCGCCGATGGGAAAACCTTATTGCGTGCCGCCATCACGGAACAAAGCGCCGAACGTTTAGCGCTGGCTCCTGGTAAAGAAGTGCTGGTATTAATCAAAGCCCCGTGGGTGAAATTAACCACCGACACCGCACTCGCTCATGCCGCAGATAACAACTTAACCGGCACCGTGAGTCACATTCAGTCGGGTGCTGAAAACAGCGAAGTTCTGGTAGAGCTAAACGGCGGTGTAACTCTCTGTTCTACCGTTGATAATCAAACCATGGCCCATCTAAAACTGAGCTTGGGTGAAACGGTAACGGCTCAGTTCAATGCCGATCAGGTGATTTTAGCCACCTTGGCCTAA
- the galE gene encoding UDP-glucose 4-epimerase GalE, with amino-acid sequence MIVLVTGGSGYIGSHTCVQLIAAGHTPIILDNLCNSKASVLERINTLTGTTPTLYQGDIRDRLLLDRIFAENQIDSVIHFAGLKAVGESVQKPLEYYDNNVSGTLTLLEAMREANVKNMIFSSSATVYGDQPKIPYVEDFPTGNPSSPYGRSKLMVEQILEDLHRADPEWSVSLLRYFNPVGAHPSGLMGEDPQGIPNNLMPYIAQVAVGRRDSLAIFGNDYPTEDGTGVRDYIHVVDLADGHLAALNVMTNKPGVHIYNLGAGVGYSVLQVVNAFSKACGKPVNYHFAPRRAGDLAAYWADSTRADKDLNWRVTRTLDDMAQDTWRWQSQNPQGYPE; translated from the coding sequence ATGATTGTTTTAGTTACTGGTGGTAGCGGTTACATTGGCAGCCATACCTGCGTACAGTTAATCGCCGCTGGGCATACGCCGATCATCTTAGACAATCTTTGCAATAGCAAAGCCAGCGTTTTGGAACGCATCAACACTCTGACCGGCACCACGCCAACCCTTTATCAAGGTGACATTCGCGACCGCTTGTTACTTGACCGTATTTTCGCTGAAAACCAGATTGACTCGGTGATCCACTTTGCGGGGCTAAAAGCCGTGGGTGAGTCAGTGCAAAAACCGCTGGAATATTACGATAACAACGTGAGCGGTACGTTAACGCTGCTAGAAGCAATGCGCGAAGCAAATGTCAAAAATATGATTTTCAGCTCTTCCGCAACCGTGTATGGCGATCAGCCAAAAATCCCTTACGTTGAAGATTTCCCTACCGGAAACCCATCAAGCCCTTACGGCCGCAGCAAATTGATGGTTGAGCAAATCCTCGAAGATCTCCACCGTGCCGATCCGGAATGGAGCGTTAGCCTGCTGCGCTATTTCAATCCGGTTGGCGCTCATCCATCTGGATTAATGGGTGAAGACCCGCAGGGCATTCCTAATAACCTGATGCCTTATATCGCTCAGGTTGCCGTAGGCCGCCGTGACTCTTTGGCGATTTTCGGCAATGACTATCCAACCGAAGATGGCACCGGCGTACGTGATTATATCCACGTGGTCGATTTAGCCGACGGTCATTTGGCCGCGCTCAACGTCATGACAAACAAGCCTGGCGTACACATTTACAACCTCGGCGCAGGCGTTGGTTATAGCGTGCTGCAAGTGGTGAACGCCTTCAGCAAAGCCTGCGGCAAACCGGTGAATTACCACTTTGCCCCCCGCCGTGCAGGCGATCTTGCCGCGTACTGGGCGGACTCCACCCGGGCAGACAAAGACCTCAACTGGCGCGTCACCCGCACGCTGGACGATATGGCGCAGGACACCTGGCGCTGGCAGTCACAGAATCCGCAGGGCTATCCCGAATAA
- the galK gene encoding galactokinase has protein sequence MSLQQLTTVTQDIFNRYFGYAPAMTVQAPGRVNLIGEHTDYNDGFVLPCAIDYQTVISCAKRDDRKVRVIAADYDNQQDEFSLDAPFESHPTMMWSNYVRGVLKYLQIRNPNFGGADLVISGNVPQGAGLSSSASLEVAVGQAFQAQYNLPLDGVQLALNGQEAENKFVGCNCGIMDQLISALGEEKHALLIDCRSLATRSVPMPKDVAIVIINSNVKRGLVDSEYNTRRQQCEAAAQYFNVKALRDVTLAEFEAKQAGLEALTARRARHVITENDRTEAAAKALASGDLKLMGTLMAESHASMRDDFEITVKPIDMLVEIVKDVIGERGGVRMTGGGFGGCIVALMPLDLVEEVRTTVEREYPAQTGLKETFYVCYPSQGASVC, from the coding sequence ATGAGTCTGCAACAACTTACTACCGTGACACAGGATATTTTTAATCGTTATTTTGGCTATGCTCCGGCAATGACGGTACAAGCACCCGGCCGTGTAAACCTGATTGGCGAACATACGGATTACAACGATGGCTTTGTATTGCCCTGCGCTATTGATTATCAAACCGTGATTAGCTGCGCTAAGCGCGACGATCGCAAGGTGCGCGTGATTGCCGCCGACTACGATAATCAACAAGATGAATTCTCTCTTGATGCTCCATTTGAATCCCATCCCACCATGATGTGGAGCAACTACGTGCGCGGCGTACTGAAATATCTGCAAATCCGTAATCCTAACTTCGGCGGCGCAGACTTAGTGATCAGCGGCAACGTCCCGCAAGGTGCAGGGCTGAGCTCATCGGCCTCGCTTGAGGTTGCCGTGGGTCAGGCATTCCAAGCACAGTACAACCTGCCTTTAGACGGCGTTCAGTTGGCGTTAAACGGTCAAGAAGCAGAAAACAAATTTGTCGGCTGCAACTGCGGCATCATGGATCAGCTAATCTCTGCACTGGGCGAAGAAAAACACGCGCTGCTGATTGACTGCCGCTCGCTGGCGACGCGTTCGGTTCCTATGCCTAAGGACGTTGCGATCGTGATTATCAATTCCAACGTTAAGCGTGGACTGGTCGATAGCGAATACAACACCCGCCGTCAGCAGTGCGAAGCCGCAGCGCAGTATTTCAACGTAAAAGCCCTGCGTGATGTCACGCTGGCCGAATTCGAAGCTAAACAGGCTGGATTGGAAGCACTGACCGCGCGCCGCGCCCGTCATGTGATCACTGAAAATGACCGCACTGAAGCGGCCGCCAAAGCGCTTGCCTCAGGCGATCTTAAACTGATGGGCACACTGATGGCGGAGTCCCACGCCTCAATGCGTGATGATTTTGAAATTACCGTCAAACCTATCGATATGCTAGTTGAAATCGTGAAGGACGTTATCGGAGAGCGCGGCGGAGTTCGTATGACGGGCGGCGGCTTTGGCGGCTGTATCGTCGCCCTGATGCCGTTGGACCTGGTTGAGGAAGTTCGCACCACGGTTGAACGTGAATATCCGGCACAAACCGGCCTGAAAGAAACCTTCTATGTCTGCTATCCATCACAAGGAGCCAGCGTATGCTAA
- the galM gene encoding galactose-1-epimerase, producing the protein MLNFADTSRAPDGEPFQFTTLTNSAGSIATFMDWGATWLSCQIALNDGSLREVLLGCQTPEQFTEQGAFLGATVGRYANRIAKAQYVYQGETVVLHPSQGENQLHGGPEGFDKRRWKRISHDTHHVTYQLDSADGDQGFPGNLVAQATYRLTEDNRVEISWQAKVDKTCPVNLTNHAYFNLDGDGSTTDALAQKLQLFADHYLPVESDGIPCGDLTDVSGSGMDFRKAKTLQQDLLKDRCQQRVKGYDHAYLLHSTCHHAQHPAAILTSADAKLEMQVFTDAPALQLYSGNFLAGTPDRRGAQYAAYAGVALESEFLPDTPNHPEWPQPDCFIKPGDVYQAATTYWFVVKG; encoded by the coding sequence ATGCTAAATTTTGCTGATACCTCCCGTGCACCGGACGGCGAGCCGTTTCAATTCACCACGCTAACCAACAGCGCTGGCAGCATTGCCACATTCATGGACTGGGGCGCAACCTGGCTTTCATGCCAGATCGCGCTGAACGACGGCAGTTTGCGTGAGGTTTTGCTCGGCTGCCAAACGCCCGAGCAGTTTACCGAACAGGGTGCCTTTTTAGGTGCTACGGTAGGTCGTTATGCCAACCGTATCGCTAAAGCACAGTATGTGTATCAAGGTGAAACCGTCGTTTTACATCCGAGCCAAGGTGAAAATCAGCTTCACGGCGGGCCTGAAGGATTCGACAAACGCCGTTGGAAACGCATTTCACATGATACTCATCATGTGACCTATCAATTAGACTCTGCCGATGGCGATCAGGGTTTCCCCGGAAATCTCGTTGCCCAAGCAACCTATCGCCTCACGGAAGATAACCGCGTTGAGATTAGCTGGCAGGCAAAAGTGGATAAAACCTGTCCGGTGAATTTAACCAACCATGCCTACTTCAATTTAGACGGTGATGGCAGCACGACCGATGCCTTAGCACAAAAGCTTCAGCTTTTTGCCGATCACTATCTTCCGGTGGAAAGTGACGGGATCCCCTGCGGAGATCTTACCGACGTCAGCGGCTCTGGCATGGATTTTCGTAAGGCCAAGACCTTGCAACAGGATCTGCTGAAAGATCGCTGCCAGCAGCGCGTGAAAGGTTACGATCACGCCTATCTGCTGCACAGCACCTGTCATCATGCACAACACCCTGCGGCGATCCTCACCTCAGCCGATGCTAAACTAGAGATGCAGGTTTTTACCGATGCCCCAGCCCTTCAGCTCTACAGCGGTAACTTTTTGGCCGGAACGCCCGATCGTCGCGGAGCACAATATGCCGCTTATGCCGGTGTGGCGTTAGAAAGTGAGTTTTTACCTGATACCCCGAATCATCCTGAATGGCCACAGCCGGATTGCTTTATTAAACCGGGTGATGTTTATCAAGCCGCAACGACGTATTGGTTTGTGGTGAAGGGATAG
- a CDS encoding AcrZ family multidrug efflux pump-associated protein — MLELLKSLVFAAIMVPVVMAAILGLIYGLGEVFNIFSGVGHSDEKRSNH; from the coding sequence ATGTTGGAATTATTAAAGAGTTTGGTATTTGCTGCAATCATGGTTCCCGTGGTTATGGCTGCCATTCTTGGCTTGATTTATGGCTTGGGAGAGGTGTTTAACATTTTCTCCGGCGTTGGTCATTCTGATGAAAAACGTTCTAATCACTAA
- the modB gene encoding molybdate ABC transporter permease subunit: MFLSAYEWEAVVLSLQVAGTAVIFSLPVGIFTAWVLVRCNFPGKSLLDSIIHLPLVLPPVVIGYLLLIGMGRKGVIGAWLYDWFGFSFSFSWHGAALASAVVAFPLMVRAIRLALAAVDSKLELAARTLGANPWRVFFTITLPLSFPGILAGTVLAFARSLGEFGATITFVSNIPGETRTIPLAMYTLIETPGAEADAARLCAIAIVLSLVSLLLSEWLARWSQKRLGG; this comes from the coding sequence ATGTTTCTGAGTGCATATGAGTGGGAAGCGGTCGTCCTGAGCCTACAGGTGGCAGGAACGGCCGTTATCTTTAGTCTACCCGTCGGTATTTTTACTGCGTGGGTGTTGGTGCGCTGCAATTTCCCCGGCAAGTCTCTGCTTGATAGCATTATCCATCTGCCGCTGGTTTTACCTCCGGTTGTGATTGGTTATTTGCTATTAATCGGCATGGGCCGTAAGGGCGTGATTGGTGCGTGGCTTTATGACTGGTTTGGTTTTAGTTTCAGTTTTAGCTGGCATGGTGCGGCGTTAGCTTCTGCGGTGGTGGCCTTTCCTCTGATGGTTCGTGCCATTCGCCTCGCATTGGCAGCGGTTGATTCCAAGCTGGAGCTGGCTGCGCGCACTCTGGGAGCAAATCCCTGGCGGGTATTTTTCACCATTACGCTGCCGCTCTCGTTCCCCGGCATTCTGGCTGGAACCGTGCTGGCGTTTGCTCGCTCGCTCGGTGAATTTGGCGCAACTATCACCTTTGTGTCCAACATCCCTGGCGAAACCCGAACGATTCCTCTCGCGATGTATACCCTGATTGAAACACCGGGTGCAGAAGCGGATGCCGCTCGTCTGTGTGCCATTGCGATTGTTTTATCTTTGGTTTCATTGCTGCTGTCTGAATGGCTGGCGCGATGGAGCCAGAAGCGGCTGGGGGGCTAA